The window ACCACGGAGGCGGAGACCGTTACTGTTGGGTTCGCGACGGGGACTTATTCCCCCACGGAGGGAAACGTGTTTGTAGATCCCTCCAGATAACGTGACTATATGACTGACCTGGGTGATTTCGAGGCGTTCGATGCGAGCGATACAGCGGACGGCCTCGAGGCCGAGGCTGAGGCCGACGTAGCCGACAGTGACGGCGAGACGGCGCTCGAGGCTGGTGACGGCGCTGACAGACGGACGACTGACGACTTCGAGACGACACCCGTCGATCCCCTAGGAGCCGACACGGGCATCGGTACCATCTGCGTCTCACAGGGACTGCGCGTCGCGACCGACACTGACGAGACGACGCTCCGGGCGTACGTCACCGCCGACAACCGCTCGGCGATTCGGCTCGGAACCTACGTCCTCGCGCAGTATCCCGACGGCGAGCGCCTCTTCTGCCAGATCGCCGGCCTCGAGTACGCCCAGCAGTACCACGCCGACGACGCGACTGAAATCCACGCCAAACGGGCGATGCGTGGCGGTGGTTTCGACCCCGAGAACGAGGCCGACTACAAGTTCGTCGCCGAACTCGAGCCGATCGCGGTGCTCTACTCGGACGACGGCGAACTCAAACGGCGGATGACCGACCGCGTCCCGAAACCCCAGACTGTGATCCAGGCCGCCAGCGACACCGAGGAGATCAAAACGGGGCTGAAGATGCCCGAGGAGGGCGTGTTTCTGGGCCATCTCTCCGTCGGTGGCGAGAAGGTACGCACGAACGCCTCCCCGCCGACGATCGACTACCGGCTCAAGGACGACTACGAGTCGGGCGACCCGCTCGTCTTCCGTCACACCCTGATCGCTGGCGGGACGGGATCCGGGAAGACCCACGGCGCGAAGAACATCCTCCGACAGTACCTCGCCGACGAACGCCGATATCCGATGGCCGACGGCAGGACGGTACAGCCGGCGGTCGTCCAGTTCGACCCGCAGGACGAGTACGCCCAGATGCACGACGACAACCCCGACCTCGAGGACGAGTTCGCCCGCCGAATCGAGCGCGAGGGAGTCGCCTACGGTGGCCACGACGACACGACGGCGTTCGTCCCAAAAGTGGGGGACGCTTCCTACGCGGCGGGTCACCACCGGGCCGAACAGGTCGAGTTCACGATTCCGTTCTCGATGTGTCGTTCCCGCCCGTGGCTCGTCTCCGGCGGCTCGCTCAACGACAACCAGTACGGCGGGTTGACCTACCTGCTCGATCGGTACTTCAAACAGGCCTCGAGTACCTCGTACGCGGGCTTCAAATCGTTCCTCGACGATCCGGCACTCCGTGAGGAACTCGACGAATCGGGTCGGGTTCACGAGGCGACCTACGACGCCGTCCGCCGCCGCGTTTTCGGGTTCGACGACGTGTTCGATCAGGACGCCCGACCCATCACCGATCTGATCTCGGAGTTCGTCGCCCCCGGCCAGCTCAGCGTCGTCCCCACCTACCACATCAACGACTCGCGCGCGACGGAGGCCGTCGTGCTCGCGCTCTCGAGCCTTCTGATCGACCAGAAGCTCTCGAACGATCCGACGTACGATCGGATCAAGGAGACACCCCTCATTTTGGGGATGGACGAGGCTCACAACTTCCTCACCGACGCCGACAGCGTCCAGGCCCGGAAGGTGATTACGAAGTTCACCGAAGCCGCCAAACAGGGCCGTAAGGAGCGCCTCGGTCTCTTTCTCATCACGCAGGATCCCCAGGATATCGACGACGCCGTCTTCAAACAGATCAACACGACCGTCGTGCTCAATCTGGGTGACGAGGATGCGATCAAGAGCGTGAACATCCCGAGCGACCTCGAGTCCAAAGTGCCCTACATGGAGAAAGGCCAGATGGTCGTCTACTCGCCCGACAACTCCGAACCGGTGGAGTTGATCGGGCTCTCGAGGTGTCTCACGCGACACGGACGAGACTGACGACGAAGACGAAGCTGTGTTTCTCCGGCGCTGATCATCCGGGTCGGCCGCTGTATATCGCCCAGGCGATCCACACGAGAATGTACGCGCCCAGCAGTGCGGCGACGACGATGAGACCCTTTTCGACGGGGGACTGTGGCACCTCGAGGACGATGAAAATGGAAAATAGGGTTCGTAACGGCTCGAAGAAGGCGGATATCGCCACTCCACGGAGGGGAGTTGACGACGCAATCGCCGGCAACACGGCCATGTCCGAACGGACGGGTGCCACGGCCATATTCCCACCTCAGATTCCAACTCGTTGGGATTGTGCAAATCCGGAGGGGTTGCGATGTTCGGTGAGCGCACGAGTAAACGAGCGACGCGACGTTGAGAGGTGAACTCGCAGGGCGTCGGCTATCCGGTCAGTCGTCGACTGTCGTGCACCCGGTGATCGTCGACTGTCGTGCCCGACACACCTCTGCTCGACCCGACCCTCGCCCGTCCCAAAATCGCCCCCTCTTTGACACTCGAGCACTTGACCTCGCCTATGACCGAACCGTTGTATCTCGAGGACTCGCGTGTTCGAACGTTCGAGGCGGTCGTCGAACGCACGCTGGAGGACGGCCGCATCGTCCTCAACCGAACCCACTTCTATCCCGAGGGCGGGGGCCAGCCGGCCGATATCGGCGTGCTTCGCCTGGCCTCGAGTAACGCTGCTGGCGTCGAAGTGAACGACACCGCGGACGACGAGACGCTCGAGTGGCGAGTGTCCGACGTCCAGAAACGCGACCGGATCCATCACGTACTCGACCTCGAGTCGGCCCCAACGGTTGACCGTCCCATCACCGAGGTGCTCGCTCCTGGAACCACCGTCGTCGGCGATCTCGACTGGGAACGACGACTGGCACACATGCGCTATCACACGGCCCAGCACCTTCTCTCAGCACACCTTCTCGAGGCATACGACGCGCCGACGACGGGCAATCAGCTCTACGCCGATCGGGCCAGACTCGATTGCGCGTACGAGCGGTTCCACGACGATGACCTCGATGCGATCGAGACAGCGGTCAACGACCGAATTGCCGACGATCTGCCCGTTCGGTGGTACGAACTCGAGCGCGAAACCGCCGAAGACGAATTGGATCTCGAGCGCACGCGCATCGATCTCCTGCCCGAGAGCATCACGGAGATCCGCATCGTCGAAATCGGTGACCTTAACGCGCCGTTCGACCGGGTCGCCTGTGCGGGCACCCACGTCGAGTCGACCGGCGAACTCGGTCGTCTCGAGATCATCGGCCGTGAAACCGCCGGGAGCGACGAGGAACGGATTCGCTTCCGGTTACACGCCTCACCATAACGTCGTGGCACGCACTTCAGGTTTCGTCCACTAACTCCGCGAACTCGCGTTTGAGCGAGAGGACGGTGCGAGTAAACGAACAGACGAGGTCGTCGTGCTGGTTGAAGACCTCGACGTCCATCGTCACGACGCCGCGTTCACCGTCGCTCGTCTCTCGCTTGTCGGTAACCGTCGACTGCACCCGGATGGTGTCGCCGTGAAAGACTGGGTGGGGGTGCTCGACGTCGTCGTAGCTCAGGTTGGCGACGATGGTTCCGTCGGTGGTCTCCGGGATCGAAATCCCCACCGCCAGCGCCATCGTGTAGATGCCGT of the Natronosalvus vescus genome contains:
- a CDS encoding MaoC family dehydratase; translation: MPGLYYEEFEVGETIEHDRRRTISESDNQRFCDMTMNQQPLHLDETFAAETQFGERLVNGIYTMALAVGISIPETTDGTIVANLSYDDVEHPHPVFHGDTIRVQSTVTDKRETSDGERGVVTMDVEVFNQHDDLVCSFTRTVLSLKREFAELVDET
- a CDS encoding alanyl-tRNA editing protein translates to MTEPLYLEDSRVRTFEAVVERTLEDGRIVLNRTHFYPEGGGQPADIGVLRLASSNAAGVEVNDTADDETLEWRVSDVQKRDRIHHVLDLESAPTVDRPITEVLAPGTTVVGDLDWERRLAHMRYHTAQHLLSAHLLEAYDAPTTGNQLYADRARLDCAYERFHDDDLDAIETAVNDRIADDLPVRWYELERETAEDELDLERTRIDLLPESITEIRIVEIGDLNAPFDRVACAGTHVESTGELGRLEIIGRETAGSDEERIRFRLHASP
- a CDS encoding ATP-binding protein; translated protein: MTDLGDFEAFDASDTADGLEAEAEADVADSDGETALEAGDGADRRTTDDFETTPVDPLGADTGIGTICVSQGLRVATDTDETTLRAYVTADNRSAIRLGTYVLAQYPDGERLFCQIAGLEYAQQYHADDATEIHAKRAMRGGGFDPENEADYKFVAELEPIAVLYSDDGELKRRMTDRVPKPQTVIQAASDTEEIKTGLKMPEEGVFLGHLSVGGEKVRTNASPPTIDYRLKDDYESGDPLVFRHTLIAGGTGSGKTHGAKNILRQYLADERRYPMADGRTVQPAVVQFDPQDEYAQMHDDNPDLEDEFARRIEREGVAYGGHDDTTAFVPKVGDASYAAGHHRAEQVEFTIPFSMCRSRPWLVSGGSLNDNQYGGLTYLLDRYFKQASSTSYAGFKSFLDDPALREELDESGRVHEATYDAVRRRVFGFDDVFDQDARPITDLISEFVAPGQLSVVPTYHINDSRATEAVVLALSSLLIDQKLSNDPTYDRIKETPLILGMDEAHNFLTDADSVQARKVITKFTEAAKQGRKERLGLFLITQDPQDIDDAVFKQINTTVVLNLGDEDAIKSVNIPSDLESKVPYMEKGQMVVYSPDNSEPVELIGLSRCLTRHGRD